AGGACGCTGGAGTAGCCTGGGGTGGGTGACGATGGCGTCGATAAGCTCTTTTTCGGGGGTATCGGGGGAGAGCCCCAGCTCTTTATAATCTTTCTCGTGGGTGCGGATGCCGTCATGGACGGGAATACCGAGGTCGTCGAAAAGTTCGCGCAGCTCATCGGCGGTAGGTGGGTTTTTGAGGTATTGGACGATCTCCGGCTCGATCTCGCGCTCACGGAGGTAGCTAAGGGTGTTCCTAGAGGTGGAACACTGTGGATTATGGAAAATGGTAACGCTCATAGCTTTTTAGCCTACTAAGGTTTCACCCATGGTTACCCAAATTCTAAGAGTGGCATTCGCCTTCGTGGGCATTATTGTGGGCGCGGGTTTCGCGTCTGGCCAGGAAGTTATGCAGTATTTCGTGGCTTTTGGTGTGGACGGAATCTGGGGTGTCATTATGTCAGCCGTCATCATGTCAGTCATGGCGTTGATTATTTTGCAGTTGGGTAGTTACTTCAACGCAGGCGAACACGGTGGGGTGTTCCGCAGGGTGAGCCATCCTGTGTTCTCTAAGATTTTGGACATCGGCGTGGTCGTCACGTTGTTTTCAACGGGCTTTGTGATGTTCGCTGGCGCTGGCTCCAATTTGAATCAGCAGTGGGGGCTGCCTCTATGGGTGGGCTCAGTGCTCATGGTGTTGCTGGTAATCGCGGCAGGCATGTTGGACGTGGATAAAGTCACGACCGTTATCGGTGCGATCACGCCGTTCATCATTATTTTCTTGACCCTGGCATCGATTTACACGCTGGTGAAGGGAACCTTGAGCCCCATTGAGCAACTCGATGCCGCAGCTGGCGCTGTGAGCACGACGCTTCCGCACTGGTCGGTGGCGGCAGTGAACTACGTCGGATTCAACATGATGGTTGCCGTATCCATGGCCGTGGTGATCGGTGGCTCGATGTTTAATCCACGCGTCGCCGGTCGAGGTGGCCTTGTCGGTGGATTGATTTTGGGCTTCTTGATCATCATCAGTGCACTGACCCTGTTTGTTTCCGTAGAAGAAGTCGGCCAAGACGATATGCCGATGCTGACCATCATCAACCAACTCCACCCTGTTTTGGGACAAATCATGGCATTGGTGATTTACGGCATGATCTTCAACACCGCGCTGGGCATGTTCTACGCGCTGGGGCGTCGCATCACTGCCAAGAACCCAGGCAGGTTCCGCCCTGTGTATGTGGTGACTGTGCTCGTTGGTTTCGTGCTCAGCTTCGTGGGCTTTAGGAACCTAGTCGGCTACGTTTACCCAATCTTGGGCTACATCGGTCTGTTGCTTATTGCCGTGATGATCGTTGCGTGGGTGCGTGGACGCGTTCGTATTTACAAGGAGACGGAGCGCCGCATGCGCATTGTTGACCTGCTTGAAATTGGCCGGGAAGGCTCCCTGACTGTTGCAGATCAGGCGAAGCTGCGGAAAGAAATTGAAGAATCCAATTTGGATGAAGAGCAGATCAAAGCTGCAACCAAGAAGAACTAGTTTAGTGCTCTGCCGGTACCAGCTCGACCTGGCTGGCATCAGCCCAAGTCAGCTCGATGCCCTTGGAACGCAGCCACTGCATGGGGTCATCGCCGTGGCGGGTAATGCCCTCGACTGCGTTGAGGGTGGCGTCGATAGCACGCTCGGCGTCGTCGGCAGTAATAAGCCCAGCTGAGGTGGCTGCAGCGAGTTCATCGATATCCATGACGGTGACCGGCTCGCCGCACACAGAAATCAAGTCAACATACAGGTCACGGGTGGTCCAGATGTTGTCTTTAACAATGATTTCAGCCACATCGATGTAATAATCCTGGCGTTCATCCACGCCTTCGCGGAAGTGGAAAATGTTGGCGCGAAGACCAAGCTCGGGGAGAAGCCAGCTTTCCAAGTATCCAAACTTGGGGTGGTTGGCGCCGCGAGCCATGTACAGGCCGAAATCAGTCACCTTGAAAGTGTCAACGTTGCGGAGGAAGCCCTTCGGGTCAGTGTTGACAGATTCGGCGGTGTTAAAGATTTCTTGCTTGACGGGATGAAGATCAGTCATTTTGTCTCTTACCTCACATCGAATACGACGGCAGTCGGAATGAAATTGCAGTTCGCGGAACCGCTATCGGTCGTCGTGGTCAGGCCACCGGACGTGTAGGCGACAATTATGCCGCGTCCTGTGTCTGCCACACCGGAAATCGTTGAAGGCCCATCCGGGTTGATCCCGGTGTTGCCCAATGTGGTGGTGCCATGGGTGAAGTTGCTGAGGTTGGCCCACTGAACAGTCATTGCGGTGTTTTGTTGTTCAGCAAGTGGACCTGTGCCAAGAGCAGTAAAGGTAAAGGAAGTTTGTCCTTCGCCCACTCCGGGGACGGGGAGAGGTGCAGGTCCTGGAACAGCGAAGGCAGAACCGACAGAGGCGGAGTTTCCACCGATGCAGTTTTCGGCACGGGTGGGCCAGAAGAACTGCGCGATACGGGGTGCATCGTTGGGAACCTGGATTTCGCCGCCGTCACCATCTCCGGAAATGAATCCCATGGCTTGAGAAACGATGTCTTTGACTTCTTGCGGTACCCACGGTTGGTTGACAGCCTGCTGGATTTGCTGACGCACCTGTTCATTGGGGCGTCCCCATTGGTCGACGGGGAGTCCGCTAGACATATTTGATGAGATGTTGAAGGCTTGCTCAACTGGGGTGACAGCCGACGCCACCGGGATTGCCGGGAATGCGAGAGCTACAGAGGCTGCGACTGCGAGCAGTCGAGTGGTGTTCTTTGTCACGTTAGTTTTACGTACCTTTCACCGGGAGGGGGTTGAAACTCAAGAAATTACAGCAACTCTAGTCACATCAGTAACTTGAGTTGACTACTTTTTCTCCTGTCACATTAATCGCAGAATGTTCACTGTCAATATAAATCCAAGTGAATTTCTGCAATCAGGGGATTTCAACGATCTTGTCTAGCCTGTCGTTTGCCGATATGAATTCGTTACACAATCTGTTTCAGAAACCGAAGTTTCGGCCCGATTCAGTGCGGCAATATCAGAGATTTCTCTCACAATGTGCGCAATAGGTGGTAATGCGAGTACAGTAAGACCGTTCTAAAACAATGGACCTCCTAGAACTTGAGAGTCCTCCATATTTTTTATCCGGCAGGAGAATGCCCCCAGTGACCCATCCAGAGTTTCGTAACGTAGCGATCGTCGCGCACGTTGACCACGGAAAGACCACACTCGTTAACGCCATGCTTGAGCAGTCTGGTGTCTTCAGTGACCACGGCGAAGTTGCAGACCGTGTGATGGATTCCGGTGACCTGGAAAAGGAAAAGGGCATCACCATCCTGGCGAAGAACACTGCCATCCGTCGTAAGGGCGCAGGCAAGGACGGCAACGACCTTGTTATCAACGTCATTGACACCCCAGGTCACGCCGACTTCGGTGGCGAGGTTGAGCGTGCACTGTCCATGGTTGACGGCGTTGTTTTGCTTGTCGACGCCTCTGAAGGCCCACTGCCACAGACCCGCTTCGTGCTGGGCAAGGCGTTGGCTGCCAAGATGCCAGTGATCATCGCGGTGAACAAGACTGACCGCCCTGACGCTCGTATTGACGAAGTTGTTGAAGAGGCACAGGATCTGCTCCTCGAGCTTGCTTCCGCACTTGACGATGAAGAGGCAGCCGCAGCAGCTGAGCAGCTTCTTGATCTCCCAGTTCTCTACACCTCCGGCCGCGAGGGCAAGGCTTCCACTGAGAACCCAGGCAACGGCAACGTTCCTGATTCCCCAGACCTGATGCCACTGTTTGAGACCCTCTACGAGGTTCTCCCAGAGCCAACCGCGAACATTGATGGCCCTCTGCAGGCTCACGTCACCAACCTTGACTCCTCCACCTTCCTTGGTCGTATCGGCCTGGTTCGTGTTCACGCAGGTACCTTGCGTAAGGGCCAGCAGGTTGCATGGATTCACTACGACGAAGAAGGCAACCAGCACACCAAGACCGCTAAGATCGCCGAGCTGCTTGCAACCGTTGGTGTGACTCGTGTTCCTGCAACCGAAGTTGTTGCCGGCGACATCGCTGCAATCTCCGGTATTGAGGACATCATGATTGGCGATACCCTCGCAGATCCTGAGAACCCTATTGCACTCCCTCGCATCACTGTTGATGAGCCTGCACTGTCCATGACCATTGGTGTCAACACCTCTCCAATGGCTGGCCGTGGCGGCGGAGACAAGCTGACCGCTCGTGTTATCAAGGCTCGCCTTGAGCAGGAACTGATCGGTAACGTGTCCCTCAAGGTTCTGCCAACCGAGCGTCCAGACGCGTGGGAAGTTCAGGGTCGTGGCGAAATGGCGCTGTCCATCCTCGTTGAGACCATGCGTCGTGAAGGCTTCGAGCTCACCGTAGGTAAGCCACAGGTTGTTACCCAGACCATCGATGGCAAATTGCACGAGCCTTATGAGATCATGGTCGTTGACGTACCTGCTGAGTACCAGGGCAATGTCACCCAGCTCATGGCAACCCGTAAGGGGCTCATGCAGACGATGTCCACCACCCCGGGTTCTGACTGGATCCGCATGGAGTTCCGCATCCCAGCTCGTGGCCTCATTGGCTTCCGTACCACTTTCATGACGGAAACCCGTGGCACCGGCATTGCCAACTCCTACTCTGACGGCCTGGATGTGTGGGCTGGCGAAATCAAGGGCCGCGCCCACGGCTCCTTGGTTGCAGACCGCTCCGGCCAGATCACTGCATACGCTCTTACCCAGCTCGCAGATCGCGGTACCTTCTTCGTCGAGCCAGGCACCGAGACCTACGAAGGTGTCGTTGTTGGTTCCAATAACCGCGAAGAGGATATGGACATCAACCCAACCAAGGAAAAGAAGCTCACCAACATGCGTGCTGCTTCCGCTGACACCACTGTCACCTTGGCTAAGGCTCACAGCCTGTCCCTCGATGAAGCTCTTGAGTTCTGTGGCTTCGACGAGTGCGTTGAGGTTACCCCTGAGGTTCTTCGCGTGCGTAAGGTCATCCTTAACGCTACCGAGCGTGGTCGTGCACGTTCCCGCGCAAAGAACTTGAACAAGTAAGTTCATAAAGTTCTAGCTCTGGCCCGCTGTGTCCTTTGGGACTGGCGGGCCAGTAGTATTTTTGGGGTGAGATTAAGTGTTCGGGTTCTAAGCGTCGTCGCAAGTGCTTCCCTTTTGGTGGCTTGCCAGGCTAATCCAGGTCCAGCACCTGTTGAGGAGCCGACGATAACCACCACGGCAACGACAACGGCGACCACCACCGCAGGAGAGGAAGCGCCAGCGCAGGATCGGGAGACCATCAGCGTTGGAGTGGATCCGTTCCGCAATGGCTTCAATCCGCATTTGTTGGCTGATGATTCAGCTCTGGTGCGTGACATCGCCTCGTTGGTGTTGCCAAGTGCGTTTGTGGGCAATCAGATGAACACGGATTTGCTGGATAATGTCGAGCAGATCGATGCAACTACCGTTCGTTACACCATCGCGCAGGAGGCGCAGTGGAGCGATGGTACGCCGATTACAGGCTCTGATTTTGAGTTCCTGCGTCGGTCCATTACATCCACCACAGGAGCTATCAACGAGACCGCATACAAAGCGATTTCTGTGATCAATACTTCCGGCGGTGGCAAGACAGTGGAAGTTGTCTTTGATCAGCCCATCGCAGACTGGCAACTGCTTTTCCGCAATCTGCTGCCCAGCCACTTGATTTCTGGCAACTCCACCTTCCAAACAGCGCTTTATGATTCCATCCCAGCAGCTGGTGGACGTTATATGGTGCGATCGATCGACCGCGGGCGTGGCATAATTACGTTGTCGCGCAATGATCGTTTCTGGGGAGACAACCCCGCCCATGTGGAGGTCTTGTCCTTCCACAGCGTCAATTCGTCATCCCGGGCAGGCGAATATTTGCGTACGGGTCAGAGTTCTTTCATGAACCTCACACCGCGCGAAACACTCGTGGACACCCTCAACCTGGTGCCGGATACAGAAGTCCGCGTTTCGGACACTGAGCGCACATTGGAGCTGGTATTTAACGCCGAAGCGCTGGCACCGCAGCAGCGCGCGTACCTGGCAACGCTTATCGACGTCCCCCTTGCTGCCCGTCTTGCCGGCGGGCGAAGCTCAAATCTGAGTGTGGCGCAGACGATGGAGTTTGGCGTCGATAAGCCCGAAATACCTGAGCTGCGCATCGCCGCTGATCCCGCCGACGACGCTGGTTTGGCAGCCGCTCGGGCGTACGTGGATATGCTGGCACGGGATGGAATCCAGGCTCAGGTTGTGACTACAGACTTGCCTTCGGCGATGGAGGGCGATTTTGAAGCGATCATCACCTGGACCCAGAACGCGACTAACTCGGTAACGCTATCGGATCGTTATGCCTGCGGGGTCAATTTGGCCAAGTGGTGTGCCGATGACACCACGGAGTACATCAATAGTGTGCTGGCCGGCGATATTGCCTTTGATCCGTCTTGGGAGCAAAGTTTCAATCAGGCTAACGCACTACGGATTCCGATCCTGCATGAGAGCAGGGTAGAAGCAAAGAACAACGGTATCGTTGGGCCTACTGATGAAAGTTGGCCTGGTGGTATCGCAAGTGCATCACAATGGAGGAAGAATGACCTTGCACAATAATGACCTTGCTGGCGCTCGGGTAGTGGCAGTTCACGCGCATCCTGATGATGAAGCCATCACCACCGGCGGTGTTCTGGCAGATCTCGCGACACGCGGCGCTGATGTCACAGTGATTACCTGCACGTTGGGTGAACAGGGAGAGGTGATTGGCGATACTTTTGCACAGCTCGTCAACGGCGATGCTGACCAATTAGGTGGCTTTAGGATCCATGAACTCTACGCATCACTCCAGATTCTGGGAGTACGCGGTATTCATTTGGGGGGTGCTGGTTGTTGGCGCGATTCCGGCATGGTGGGCGATCCTGCAAACGATCACCCTCGGGCATTTATTCATTCTGGTGGCGCAGCGGTCGAACAGCTGGTGTCCCTCCTGGAGGCTCTTCGCCCGCATCTGCTGATCACCTATGGTCCCGACGGCGGTTACGGCCACCCAGACCATATTCGCGCGCATGAAATCACCCATGAGGCAGCAACAAGGGTGTCAGAAAAAGTCGGCGTACAGCGCATCCTGTGGGCCGTGACAGACCGTGCAGAACTCGAGGAAGGATTGGCTGCGATCACAGGCATTCCAGAAGGCTGGGGGACAGGCTCACTGGCGGCTATCGATGATATAGATCTGGCCGTGGAACTTACCGACACCGTGTATGCCACAAAAGTAGAATCCATGCGCGCACACGCCACCCAGCTGTGGATAGCCGACGGTTCCACCTCCCTGACCAACCCCGTAGCTGCTTATGCTCAAACTACGCAAGCAAACCTCAAGGTGTGGGCACTGTCCAACCTCATCGCGCAACCCATCATGCGCCACGAACACTACCAACTTGGTGCCGGCATGCCACTGCCTGCTGACGCCACCGGTGTGTTGGATGGACTGGAGTTTTGATCACGCCATGACCGAATCCAAGCCCGTTCGGAACAAGAGTTTCATTCACAGAAATTTAGGCACTGGGGAAGTCGTCGGAGGTCTTTTTTGGCTCAGCCTGGGAGCGCTCATTTCCGTGCTTTTAGAGGTCATTTATCTCGGCACACGTATCCCACTTCCCGGCGGTTCCTCCCTTGCATTTCCCTATACAATCGTTGTGGCTTTCCTATTTAATATGGTTCTGACCAGGACTTCCATACTATGGACCGATCATTGGTTAGCTAAGTTCACGCCCCTGATAACTTGGATTGTCGGATTCATGGCATTGCTGGTGTGGACCGTTGTTGAAGGCGATCAATTAGTCCCCAACAATATCCGCACAGTTCTGCTACTTTTTGCTGGTTTTGCCGGTGGAATTTGGCCAGCGGTCAAGGCGAAGTAGCATAATAAAACTGACAGAGAAACACCCAATTTTTCTAGCCCTTCAAAGTACCCAGGAGTTAACGAAATCCCATGACTTACACAATCGCACAGCCCTGCGTTGACGTCTTGGATCGTGCCTGCGTTGAAGAATGCCCGGTTGACTGCATCTACGAAGGTAAGCGCATGCTATACATCCACCCGGATGAGTGCGTTGACTGCGGTGCTTGTGAGCCGGCATGCCCTGTTGAGGCAATCTTCTACGAAGACGATGTCCCAGATGAGTGGATTGATTACAACGACGCCAATGCGGCATTCTTCGATGATTTGGGCTCCCCAGGTGGTGCTGCCAAGCTTGGACCACAGGATTTCGATCACCCAATGATCGCTGCGCTGCCTCCTCAGGCATAATCAAACGCATGACATCTCGAACCCCGCTTGCTTCTGTCCTTCCTGATTTTCCCTGGGACTCCCTCGCTGACGCGAAAGCGAAGGCAGCGTCCCACCCGGACGGGATCGTGAATCTTTCTGTCGGCACTCCAGTTGACCCGGTCGCGCCCAGCATTCAGATCGCACTGTCAGAAGCAGCGGGGTTCTCTGGCTACCCACAAACCATTGGCACCAAGGGGTTGCGGGAAGCTATCAAGGCAGCGCTTTTGCGCCGCTACAACATGACTGAGCTTGTCGACGCCTCTGTTCTCCCCGTCGTGGGTACCAAAGAGGCCATCGCGTTGCTTCCCTTCGCATTGGGCATCTCCGGCACCGTGGTCATCCCAGAAGTTGCCTACCCAACCTACGAAGTCTCTGTTGTGGCAGCAGGTTGCACTGTCAAACGATCGGATTCTCTGCTCAAACTGGGCCCAGAGATCCCATCGATGATGTTTATCAACTCTCCCTCCAACCCCACCGGCAAAGTCCTCGGCATCCCACACCTGCGCAAAGTGGTGAAGTGGGCTCAGGAAAACAATGTGATCCTCGCCGCCGACGAATGCTACCTTGGCCTTGGCTGGGACGATGAGAACCCACCAATTTCCATCCTGGACCCTCGGGTCTGCGATGGCGACCACACCAACCTGATCGCCATCCACTCCCTGTCCAAGACCTCCAACCTGGCGTCCTACCGCGCAGGTTACCTCGTAGGCGATCAAACTCTCATCAGTGAGCTCACTGAAGTCCGCAAGAACTTGGGTCTCATGGTTCCGTACCCCATCCAGCAGGCCATGATCGCAGCGCTCAACGACGACGACCAAGAAGCCGGACAAAAACTCATCTACGCCAAGCGACGCGCCAAGCTCATGCGCGCCTTGCTGGAAGCAGGCTTTACTATCGACGACTCCGAAGCTGGACTCTACCTCTGGGCCACCCGTGGCGAGCCCTGCCGCGACACCGTCGATTGGTTCGCTGAACGCGGCATTCTCGTCGCTCCTGGCGATTTCTACGGCCCTCGCGGAACCGAACACGTTCGCGTCGCCATGACCGAAACTGACGAGCGGGTAGACGCCCTTTTTTCACGACTGAGCTAAACAGGACTACGCTATTACTGTTTAAAGCTTTTTATGTTAGTTAGATTTATGTTGTTGAAAGAGGCCCGTTGAGTTCCGAGCAAAAAACCTGGGGTTTCCGCTTTGTGAGAGCTTCCAGACAGTTCATCAAGTTCGGAATTGTCGGCGGATCCGGCACCCTGGTGAATCTAGTGATTGCAGCCCTGTCCAAAAAGATCGCTGGATGGTCGGCAGACATTCACGAAGGCGATGCCTTCATGAATCTCCTTGGCACGGAATTTCATATCCGCTGGTACCACGTCTTCATGACCATCGCATTCCTAGTGGCCAACACGTGGAATTACCAGCTCAACAGAATGTGGACTTTCAAGACCTCCACGATCGTTTCCTGGTGGCGCGGATTCTTCCCATTCCTGGCCACGGGTCTGGTCGCCTTCGTGGTCAGCCAGGTCACCGCGACGCTGCTCATGAACGAGACGTCACCCATCGCGTTGTCTTCCGAAATTTTCGACGACTCCACGGGATTCCGCACGAAGTTCTACTGGGCTCTGGTCATTTCCATCTTTGTTTCCATGCCGGTGAACTTCTTCGTCAACAAGTACTGGACTTTTAGAAAGCGTACGACGCGCGTCGTCGTCGAGTCCGAGCCGGTTTAAGCTTTTCCAAGACGGCGTAGCCTTCGGGTTGCGCCGTTTTATGCTACCTTTCCCCATTAGCCAACCACGAGGCGATTTAAGCGGGCAGACGTTTAGAATGAGTATTCCATTGAGCTGGGCTCTAAAAACCTCTTAGAATGGCGCACAAAGCATCACTGCTTTCGCATGTATGGGCGGTTTATTGTCGAGCTGTGCCGATCGCACGGACATTTCTCGGACCCTCTAGAATCCGTGCGATTGGCACATATTTTCGACTTATTTTGTGCCGATCGCACGGATTATCTGACATTCCAAAATGATCCGTGCGATTCGCACCGTGTATCGGCAGTGCCGCCCCCTTTGGCTCCCTTTCGGACTCAAGACGGGCTCACCACAGGTCCTGATTTAAGGCTCCGAGCGTGTCAGATGCGCACAGCCTTGATCATTCGGTTAAAAGTAACCGCTGATCTGCCACACCATAGATCAGCGGTTATTTTTGCGCAGCCTTCCAGTCGGAGACCGCCTCGACCGTCCGGAAACGGCGGAGCTATCCCGGTACCCTGGCCACGCCCTCCCTTTACAGCGAACAGGGCAGTCGCCGTGGATGTGGAGCAGGTGGTCACGAACCGAGCGCACCACCAACACCAACGAAATGACTAGTTAGCGTGAAGGTCAGCGTTTAGTTCGACGACCTTGGAGTTTGGCACTGCCACAACCTGACCGCTGACGGAGTCGCGGCGGAAGATCAAGCCGTTGGAGCCTGCGAGGGAGGAAGCCTTCACCAGTTCGCCGCCGACAAGCACCTTGGTGCCGGCTGTGACGTAGAGGCCGGCCTCGATGATGCAGTCGTCGCCAAGTGGGATTCCGCAGCCTGAGTTTGCGCCGAGGAGGCAACGCTTGCCCAGAGAAATGACGTGCTGTCCACCACCGGACAGGGTGCCCATGATGGATGCGCCACCGCCAACGTCGGTGCCGTCATCAACGGTGACACCAGCGGAAATACGGCCTTCCACCATGGAGGATCCAAGGGTACCAGCGTTGAAGTTCACGAATCCTTCGTGCATGACGGTTGTGCCTTCGGAAAGGTATGCGCCGAGGCGGACACGGTCAGCGTCACCAATGCGCACGCCTGATGGAACAACGTAGTCAACCATGCGTGGGAACTTGTCCACGCTGTACACCGTCACCTGTCCACGGCGTGCCAGGCGAGCGCGGGTGAGCTGGAATCCTTCAACGGCGCATGGTCCGAAGTTGGTCCAGACAACGTTGGTGAGCAAGCCGAAGATGCCGTCGAGGCTGACCTCGTGTGGGCGGACCAGGCGATGGGAGAGGAGGTGGAGACGCAGCCATGCGTCGTAAGCATCGGCGGGTGCGGTCTCGGTGTCAATAGAGGTGTTGACGATGGTGCGGGTTACTCCGCGGTCTGCGTCGTCACCGGTGAGTTCTGCAAGTTCTGGGACATCGGAAAACCCGGCTCCCAATTGTGGGGCCGGGTACCAAACGTCGAGGACGTCGCCGGAGGTGGTTATGGTTGCAATTCCTGTTGCGGATGCTTGAGTCATACCCTCCAGAATAATTTCTGTCGCCAGATCAGTTCAAATCGGTGGAGGTTTTTCTTCCGCCTCGAAGTGGGCTGTTCACCGTGACAAAGGACAATGCCACCAGGAAGCCGTAAACGACAGCGACGGAAAATACCTGGCCACGGGAACCTGGATCGCCGAGCATGAGCACAACCAAGCCAGCAAGCAACACCAGGGTGAGGATTCCGAGCCATGGGTGGGCCCACATCTTCACTGTGGAGATCTCGCCATGTGCTTCCAATTCTTTGCGCAATTTGAGCTGAGACAGTGCGATCATTGCCCACACAACGAGCAAGCAGCCACCGACAGCGTTGAGGAGGAAGTCAAGGAGTCCGGCTGGATTCCAGTATTGCAGTCCAACGGAGACGAAGGCGAAGAACATCGACAGCAGCACAGCATTGGTGGGCACACCCTTGGTGCTTAGCTTGCCAAAGATCCGTGGAGCGTCCTGTTGCCTGGACATGGAGAACACGAGGCGAGAAGTTGCGTAGATCTGTGCATTGAAGGCGGACAGTAGGGCTAGCACGATGATGGCTTCCATGAATCCGACGGCACCTGGGATGTTGGCCATTGCGAGGATTTGGGTGAAAGGGGACTCAGCTGCGGTGTCGGCACCATCAATGGATTCATACGGCATGAGGAATGTGATGACGAGGACGGAGCCCAAGTAGAACACTGAGATACGCCAGATGACAGCGCGCACGGCGAGGGAGATGGCTTCGCGGGGCTTGTCGGATTCTGCTGCGGCGATGGTAACGATTTCAATGCCACCGAAGGCGAATGCGACAGCTAGTAGACCTGCTGCAACACCGGAGAGGCCATTGGGCATGAAGCCGTGGTCGCCGATGAAATTGGAGGTTCCAACAAATGTGGAACCTGGGAGCAGACCGAAGATGAGGCAGATGCCGATGATGAGGAAGAGACTGATCACGGCTACTTTGATGAAGGCGAACCAGTATTCAAATTCGCCGAAGCCTCGCACTGCGGCAAGATTGACGACGGCGAAGAAGACCACGCAGACAAGCGATGGGATCCATGGGTCGACGCCAAACCATGCGCCCATGATGGCTGCAGCTCCAGTCATTTCGGCGCCCATCACCATGATGAGCATGAACCAGTACAGCCAGCCGAGTGAGAATCCAGCCCAGTGGCCAAATGCGTCTTCGCCGTAGCGGGAGAATGATCCGGACGCGGGGCGGGCTGCTGCCATTTCGCCGAGCATCTGCATTACGAGGACAACAATTGCGCCGGCGATGATGTATGCC
The window above is part of the Corynebacterium deserti GIMN1.010 genome. Proteins encoded here:
- the arsC gene encoding arsenate reductase (glutaredoxin) (This arsenate reductase requires both glutathione and glutaredoxin to convert arsenate to arsenite, after which the efflux transporter formed by ArsA and ArsB can extrude the arsenite from the cell, providing resistance.), whose amino-acid sequence is MSVTIFHNPQCSTSRNTLSYLREREIEPEIVQYLKNPPTADELRELFDDLGIPVHDGIRTHEKDYKELGLSPDTPEKELIDAIVTHPRLLQRPIVVTEKGARIARPSIDVVDDIL
- a CDS encoding YkvI family membrane protein, giving the protein MVTQILRVAFAFVGIIVGAGFASGQEVMQYFVAFGVDGIWGVIMSAVIMSVMALIILQLGSYFNAGEHGGVFRRVSHPVFSKILDIGVVVTLFSTGFVMFAGAGSNLNQQWGLPLWVGSVLMVLLVIAAGMLDVDKVTTVIGAITPFIIIFLTLASIYTLVKGTLSPIEQLDAAAGAVSTTLPHWSVAAVNYVGFNMMVAVSMAVVIGGSMFNPRVAGRGGLVGGLILGFLIIISALTLFVSVEEVGQDDMPMLTIINQLHPVLGQIMALVIYGMIFNTALGMFYALGRRITAKNPGRFRPVYVVTVLVGFVLSFVGFRNLVGYVYPILGYIGLLLIAVMIVAWVRGRVRIYKETERRMRIVDLLEIGREGSLTVADQAKLRKEIEESNLDEEQIKAATKKN
- a CDS encoding DUF402 domain-containing protein encodes the protein MTDLHPVKQEIFNTAESVNTDPKGFLRNVDTFKVTDFGLYMARGANHPKFGYLESWLLPELGLRANIFHFREGVDERQDYYIDVAEIIVKDNIWTTRDLYVDLISVCGEPVTVMDIDELAAATSAGLITADDAERAIDATLNAVEGITRHGDDPMQWLRSKGIELTWADASQVELVPAEH
- a CDS encoding Rv1157c family protein produces the protein MTKNTTRLLAVAASVALAFPAIPVASAVTPVEQAFNISSNMSSGLPVDQWGRPNEQVRQQIQQAVNQPWVPQEVKDIVSQAMGFISGDGDGGEIQVPNDAPRIAQFFWPTRAENCIGGNSASVGSAFAVPGPAPLPVPGVGEGQTSFTFTALGTGPLAEQQNTAMTVQWANLSNFTHGTTTLGNTGINPDGPSTISGVADTGRGIIVAYTSGGLTTTTDSGSANCNFIPTAVVFDVR
- the typA gene encoding translational GTPase TypA yields the protein MTHPEFRNVAIVAHVDHGKTTLVNAMLEQSGVFSDHGEVADRVMDSGDLEKEKGITILAKNTAIRRKGAGKDGNDLVINVIDTPGHADFGGEVERALSMVDGVVLLVDASEGPLPQTRFVLGKALAAKMPVIIAVNKTDRPDARIDEVVEEAQDLLLELASALDDEEAAAAAEQLLDLPVLYTSGREGKASTENPGNGNVPDSPDLMPLFETLYEVLPEPTANIDGPLQAHVTNLDSSTFLGRIGLVRVHAGTLRKGQQVAWIHYDEEGNQHTKTAKIAELLATVGVTRVPATEVVAGDIAAISGIEDIMIGDTLADPENPIALPRITVDEPALSMTIGVNTSPMAGRGGGDKLTARVIKARLEQELIGNVSLKVLPTERPDAWEVQGRGEMALSILVETMRREGFELTVGKPQVVTQTIDGKLHEPYEIMVVDVPAEYQGNVTQLMATRKGLMQTMSTTPGSDWIRMEFRIPARGLIGFRTTFMTETRGTGIANSYSDGLDVWAGEIKGRAHGSLVADRSGQITAYALTQLADRGTFFVEPGTETYEGVVVGSNNREEDMDINPTKEKKLTNMRAASADTTVTLAKAHSLSLDEALEFCGFDECVEVTPEVLRVRKVILNATERGRARSRAKNLNK
- a CDS encoding ABC transporter family substrate-binding protein, which produces MRLSVRVLSVVASASLLVACQANPGPAPVEEPTITTTATTTATTTAGEEAPAQDRETISVGVDPFRNGFNPHLLADDSALVRDIASLVLPSAFVGNQMNTDLLDNVEQIDATTVRYTIAQEAQWSDGTPITGSDFEFLRRSITSTTGAINETAYKAISVINTSGGGKTVEVVFDQPIADWQLLFRNLLPSHLISGNSTFQTALYDSIPAAGGRYMVRSIDRGRGIITLSRNDRFWGDNPAHVEVLSFHSVNSSSRAGEYLRTGQSSFMNLTPRETLVDTLNLVPDTEVRVSDTERTLELVFNAEALAPQQRAYLATLIDVPLAARLAGGRSSNLSVAQTMEFGVDKPEIPELRIAADPADDAGLAAARAYVDMLARDGIQAQVVTTDLPSAMEGDFEAIITWTQNATNSVTLSDRYACGVNLAKWCADDTTEYINSVLAGDIAFDPSWEQSFNQANALRIPILHESRVEAKNNGIVGPTDESWPGGIASASQWRKNDLAQ
- the mshB gene encoding N-acetyl-1-D-myo-inositol-2-amino-2-deoxy-alpha-D-glucopyranoside deacetylase, which codes for MHNNDLAGARVVAVHAHPDDEAITTGGVLADLATRGADVTVITCTLGEQGEVIGDTFAQLVNGDADQLGGFRIHELYASLQILGVRGIHLGGAGCWRDSGMVGDPANDHPRAFIHSGGAAVEQLVSLLEALRPHLLITYGPDGGYGHPDHIRAHEITHEAATRVSEKVGVQRILWAVTDRAELEEGLAAITGIPEGWGTGSLAAIDDIDLAVELTDTVYATKVESMRAHATQLWIADGSTSLTNPVAAYAQTTQANLKVWALSNLIAQPIMRHEHYQLGAGMPLPADATGVLDGLEF